A single window of Rhodamnia argentea isolate NSW1041297 chromosome 5, ASM2092103v1, whole genome shotgun sequence DNA harbors:
- the LOC125315134 gene encoding protein FAR-RED ELONGATED HYPOCOTYL 3-like isoform X1, whose amino-acid sequence MLQQASKVYTPSMFENFQTEWMKTLSLVIKERNEMGILREYVVGSFGTNDAEYKVTGGPSNEVVTCACNHFETVGILCCHALKVLDNLDIKLIPSAYLLKRWTREARDGILEKHGLDTRGNGDMDVTDRYREVCPEFVKIAVKGSQTIQRYEFIKKMILTINKSLDEMPLGGESRRNLAGLSEDTSLVAKCTGLKKKDGRKGGKRHKSCLEKNKRKRKKQGDAPQASSQASCAPQVLGSYNNSPGFYSNLLSTFEAPRDFNMTSMITSLGNG is encoded by the exons ATGTTGCAGCAAGCAAGCAAGGTCTATACACCTtcaatgtttgaaaattttcagacagAATGGATGAAAACTTTATCCCTGGTTATCAAGGAACGTAATGAGATGGGTATCTTGCGGGAATATGTTGTTGGTTCATTTGGTACAAATGATGCAGAGTATAAGGTCACGGGCGGCCCAAGCAATGAAGTGGTAACTTGtgcttgtaatcattttgagacCGTTGGGATATTATGTTGCCATGCGTTGAAGGTGCTTGATAACTTGGACATAAAGTTAATTCCTAGTGCTTAccttttgaagagatggacacGTGAAGCAAGAGATGGAATACTCGAGAAGCATGGTTTAGATACTCGG GGGAATGGTGACATGGATGTTACTGATAGATATAGAGAGGTGTGTCCCGAGTTTGTGAAGATAGCAGTCAAGGGCTCACAAACTATTCAGAGatatgaatttatcaagaagatgatcttgacCATTAACAAATCTCTCGATGAAATGCCACTTGGAGGCGAGTCTCGGAGAAATCTCGCAGGCTTAAGTGAAGATACGAGTCTCGTTGCAAAATGTACGGgcctcaagaagaaagatggacgcAAAGGAGGAAAGCGACATAAGAGCTGtctagagaaaaataaaagaaaaagaaagaagcaaggagACGCACCTCAAGCTTCTTCGCAAGCTTCTTGTGCACCTCAAGTTCTTGGAAGTTACAATAACTCTCCGGGTTTTTATAGTAATCTACTCAGTACGTTTGAGGCACCACGAGACTTCAATATGACTTCCATGATAACATCGCTTGGTAACGGGTAA
- the LOC125315134 gene encoding uncharacterized protein LOC125315134 isoform X2, producing the protein MFVKRWTREARDGILEKHGLDTRGNGDMDVTDRYREVCPEFVKIAVKGSQTIQRYEFIKKMILTINKSLDEMPLGGESRRNLAGLSEDTSLVAKCTGLKKKDGRKGGKRHKSCLEKNKRKRKKQGDAPQASSQASCAPQVLGSYNNSPGFYSNLLSTFEAPRDFNMTSMITSLGNG; encoded by the exons agatggacacGTGAAGCAAGAGATGGAATACTCGAGAAGCATGGTTTAGATACTCGG GGGAATGGTGACATGGATGTTACTGATAGATATAGAGAGGTGTGTCCCGAGTTTGTGAAGATAGCAGTCAAGGGCTCACAAACTATTCAGAGatatgaatttatcaagaagatgatcttgacCATTAACAAATCTCTCGATGAAATGCCACTTGGAGGCGAGTCTCGGAGAAATCTCGCAGGCTTAAGTGAAGATACGAGTCTCGTTGCAAAATGTACGGgcctcaagaagaaagatggacgcAAAGGAGGAAAGCGACATAAGAGCTGtctagagaaaaataaaagaaaaagaaagaagcaaggagACGCACCTCAAGCTTCTTCGCAAGCTTCTTGTGCACCTCAAGTTCTTGGAAGTTACAATAACTCTCCGGGTTTTTATAGTAATCTACTCAGTACGTTTGAGGCACCACGAGACTTCAATATGACTTCCATGATAACATCGCTTGGTAACGGGTAA